The proteins below come from a single Mucilaginibacter mali genomic window:
- a CDS encoding RHS repeat-associated core domain-containing protein, translated as MNDGTWEYIDGIVYHNGSVAFISTEEGRAVPNGGGNYVYQYNLKDHLGNDRVSFYSNSGTATVLQEDEYYSFGLRHGLYDASNNNRYLYNGKEIQTDLANQYDYGARFYDPVIGRWTSVDPLVEAGQEFGSPYGYVFDDPVKNTDPDGREPQGPCPQCATLNIAFLKGFADDIKAGLHSLDYAGRHPFETAGNILHALTNDPKTHRTRLEGAIKNSVAANYNKFADGDLVTKATVLGIVSGEGVQLLGGEAADFTKIGEGSNILKNAAQGKEFVAIVTQGLEDAGHINIAEQVSIKPNGETGRVRLDNISTKDGKIALTDAKSSSTAGYTKNQKAGYPAIAKKGGTVVGNKGAAQGYPAGTIIPPTKVDIVRPK; from the coding sequence ATGAATGATGGTACCTGGGAGTATATCGACGGGATCGTTTATCATAATGGTTCAGTGGCTTTCATCAGTACGGAGGAAGGACGCGCTGTACCCAATGGCGGTGGTAACTATGTTTACCAATACAACTTAAAAGACCATTTGGGCAATGACCGGGTAAGTTTTTACAGCAACAGCGGCACAGCTACCGTTTTGCAGGAGGATGAGTATTATTCATTCGGCTTGCGCCATGGTTTGTATGATGCTTCTAACAATAATCGTTACCTTTATAATGGAAAGGAGATACAGACTGACCTGGCCAACCAGTATGATTACGGCGCAAGGTTTTATGATCCGGTGATCGGGAGGTGGACGAGTGTGGATCCGTTGGTAGAAGCGGGACAGGAGTTCGGTAGCCCTTACGGATATGTTTTTGACGATCCTGTAAAGAATACTGACCCGGATGGTAGAGAACCACAAGGGCCTTGCCCTCAGTGTGCCACCTTGAATATTGCTTTCCTTAAAGGATTTGCAGATGATATTAAAGCAGGGCTGCATTCGCTGGATTATGCAGGGAGACATCCCTTTGAGACTGCGGGAAATATTCTTCATGCATTAACCAATGACCCTAAAACTCATCGCACTCGTCTTGAAGGTGCAATTAAAAATAGTGTTGCGGCAAACTATAATAAGTTCGCCGACGGCGATTTGGTTACAAAAGCCACCGTATTAGGAATCGTTTCCGGAGAAGGTGTGCAATTACTTGGAGGAGAAGCGGCAGATTTTACTAAAATTGGTGAAGGATCTAATATTTTAAAAAATGCTGCACAAGGAAAAGAATTTGTAGCCATCGTGACTCAAGGCTTAGAGGATGCAGGCCATATCAACATTGCCGAACAAGTAAGTATTAAACCGAATGGAGAAACAGGCAGGGTTAGGTTGGATAATATTAGTACGAAAGATGGAAAAATAGCTTTAACTGATGCCAAATCATCATCGACAGCCGGGTATACAAAAAATCAGAAAGCTGGATATCCCGCTATTGCAAAGAAAGGAGGAACAGTGGTTGGAAATAAGGGAGCAGCACAAGGCTATCCAGCCGGCACTATAATTCCCCCTACAAAAGTTGATATAGTTAGACCTAAATAA